A window of the Parvularcula bermudensis HTCC2503 genome harbors these coding sequences:
- a CDS encoding DsbA family oxidoreductase, with protein sequence MSTPRPQLTIDVVLDLVCPWCFIGFRGLDWAAMALSFEFDLGVRFRPYQLDPTTPVAGRDRESVWQEKFPDSEIRARVVSALHEAMADVGLSFALDRPDRLPNTLDAHRVVRWAGLEGGGREMVAALFEAYWTEGADISRHDVLAAAAETAGLGGADIEARLASDEDRADIAQEMSELRAGGVTGVPTFIVNEKAGFPGALPKAELLAALRQLAEETTGGEG encoded by the coding sequence GTGTCCACTCCCCGTCCCCAATTGACGATCGACGTCGTGTTGGACCTTGTCTGCCCTTGGTGTTTCATTGGTTTTCGCGGTCTTGACTGGGCTGCCATGGCCTTGTCCTTCGAATTCGATCTCGGTGTGCGTTTTCGCCCCTACCAGCTTGATCCCACCACGCCGGTTGCGGGACGAGACCGCGAAAGCGTATGGCAAGAGAAGTTTCCTGATTCCGAGATTCGCGCAAGGGTTGTGTCTGCCCTGCACGAGGCCATGGCGGATGTGGGCCTGTCCTTTGCCCTCGATCGGCCTGACCGTCTGCCCAACACGCTCGATGCCCACAGGGTCGTCCGCTGGGCGGGCCTTGAAGGGGGGGGGCGGGAGATGGTGGCGGCGCTGTTCGAGGCCTATTGGACGGAGGGGGCCGATATCTCACGACATGACGTCCTCGCCGCGGCGGCGGAGACAGCGGGACTTGGCGGCGCCGATATCGAGGCGCGTCTGGCCTCCGATGAAGATCGGGCGGACATCGCGCAGGAGATGAGCGAATTGCGGGCTGGCGGCGTCACGGGGGTGCCGACCTTTATCGTCAATGAGAAGGCCGGCTTCCCGGGCGCTCTGCCCAAGGCGGAGCTGCTGGCGGCGCTGCGCCAGCTCGCCGAGGAGACCACCGGTGGGGAGGGATAG
- a CDS encoding Fur family transcriptional regulator, with protein MQGAMAEDAMTRNERLVLEVLGREEEPMKAYELLAALKDKGVKAPMTVYRALDRLELRGLVHKLDAMNAFVACNHDQPHRVQMFTMCSECSKVTEIKEQRVTSVNWQGIAKIGTENGFEASSARVELRGICAECRSLS; from the coding sequence ATGCAGGGCGCGATGGCCGAAGACGCGATGACCCGGAACGAGCGATTGGTGTTGGAGGTTCTGGGCCGCGAGGAAGAACCAATGAAGGCCTATGAGCTTCTGGCGGCGCTCAAGGACAAGGGGGTGAAGGCGCCGATGACCGTCTATCGTGCCCTTGATCGACTGGAATTACGCGGATTGGTGCATAAGCTCGACGCCATGAATGCGTTTGTCGCCTGTAATCACGATCAACCGCATCGGGTCCAAATGTTCACCATGTGCTCTGAATGCTCCAAGGTGACGGAAATCAAGGAACAGCGAGTGACCTCTGTTAATTGGCAGGGTATCGCGAAGATCGGCACCGAGAACGGCTTTGAGGCCTCGTCCGCCCGGGTCGAACTGCGCGGCATTTGCGCGGAGTGCCGTAGCCTGAGCTGA
- a CDS encoding type 1 glutamine amidotransferase — protein sequence MKLLIAETGVPPAPLQDRFPGYPTMMVEMLGRAGLVTTPSTIKTLEGERIPLAPSEEDAALIVTGSPAGVYEDHEWIGPLTDDIRQWAKSGRPMIGICFGHQIMAHAFGGRVELSDRGWGVGVHTYEVMDDMPGVEGHRLACAVSHKDQVVRLPSGAVRLGGSPFCPNGIIRYAQGRSLSLQFHPEFSHDFARALLACRAEDIPGDVAAFGRRSLDNPSDRDRIGAFLAAFLKGEIA from the coding sequence GTGAAATTGCTGATTGCGGAGACCGGGGTTCCGCCGGCCCCTCTCCAAGACCGATTCCCGGGATATCCGACGATGATGGTGGAGATGCTGGGCCGTGCCGGTCTCGTCACCACCCCGAGCACGATCAAAACGCTTGAGGGGGAGCGGATCCCCCTTGCGCCTTCGGAAGAGGACGCGGCGTTGATCGTCACCGGCTCCCCGGCGGGGGTCTATGAGGATCATGAGTGGATCGGTCCGCTAACCGACGATATCAGACAATGGGCCAAGAGCGGTCGCCCGATGATCGGGATCTGTTTCGGTCATCAGATCATGGCCCATGCCTTTGGCGGGCGGGTCGAGCTTTCCGACCGCGGCTGGGGGGTGGGGGTCCATACATATGAGGTGATGGACGACATGCCGGGGGTCGAGGGGCACCGCCTGGCCTGTGCCGTGTCTCATAAGGACCAGGTCGTCCGCCTTCCCTCGGGGGCCGTCCGTCTTGGCGGCTCTCCCTTCTGTCCTAATGGGATTATTCGCTATGCGCAGGGGCGCTCCTTATCCTTACAGTTCCACCCGGAGTTCTCCCACGATTTTGCCCGTGCCCTGTTGGCCTGCCGGGCCGAGGACATTCCCGGGGATGTTGCGGCTTTCGGGCGGCGCAGTCTCGACAACCCATCCGATCGTGACCGGATAGGGGCCTTTCTCGCTGCGTTTTTGAAAGGGGAGATCGCGTGA
- a CDS encoding enoyl-CoA hydratase-related protein: protein MTEEIIMTQEEGVLRLRIARETKKNALTQEMYLTLAEAMEGVPDMPEIGAVLFEGSDEIFTAGNDLSAFVTAPPADGSKPPVWRLLEATARCPVPVIAAVAGPAIGIGTTLLLHCDLIVAAPEAYFHTPFVDLAAVPEGGASYLMPKRLGRQLASEFLLLSRPVPAQRAYEMGFVNAVVTEGPVRDYGFDLAKDLAAKPREAMRQSKALMCHETDDMLAHMETEFREFAKRLSSDEMKSVIMAMMQRKKG, encoded by the coding sequence ATGACCGAAGAGATCATCATGACGCAAGAAGAGGGCGTTCTGCGCCTGCGGATTGCGCGGGAGACCAAAAAGAACGCTCTCACCCAGGAGATGTATCTCACCCTCGCCGAAGCGATGGAAGGCGTCCCCGACATGCCGGAGATCGGGGCGGTTCTGTTCGAGGGCAGTGATGAGATCTTCACCGCGGGCAATGATCTCTCCGCCTTTGTCACCGCGCCGCCGGCCGATGGCAGCAAACCGCCGGTCTGGCGGTTGCTCGAGGCAACGGCCCGCTGCCCCGTCCCAGTAATCGCCGCCGTCGCCGGCCCCGCAATCGGGATCGGCACGACGCTTTTGCTGCACTGCGATCTGATCGTTGCCGCGCCGGAGGCCTATTTCCACACCCCCTTCGTCGACCTCGCCGCCGTGCCCGAAGGGGGCGCAAGCTACCTCATGCCAAAGCGCCTCGGTCGGCAATTGGCGAGTGAGTTCTTGCTCTTATCCCGACCTGTTCCGGCGCAGCGCGCCTATGAGATGGGCTTCGTCAACGCCGTTGTGACCGAGGGGCCGGTGCGAGACTATGGCTTCGACCTCGCCAAGGATCTCGCCGCAAAACCGCGGGAGGCCATGCGCCAATCAAAGGCGCTGATGTGCCATGAGACCGACGACATGCTCGCCCATATGGAGACCGAGTTCCGGGAATTCGCCAAGCGCCTCAGCTCGGACGAGATGAAATCCGTCATCATGGCGATGATGCAGCGCAAAAAGGGGTAA
- a CDS encoding SIMPL domain-containing protein, with amino-acid sequence MRAFWLLAFAPLTLAACGEAPDTDQPRTIMARGIGEVTAAPDQASLRFAVESRAETAAAAMDTNAEAMTAVRDALRSVGVDRRDMQTSGFSLLPLYENESERRSQGRDYPAIVGYEASNGLMVRLTEVEKTGEAIDAAIRAGANRLEDLAFGFEDSTALEDEAETLAIEDARATAKRMAEAAGVRLGEVMSVSLSGSPRPQPAMMMEMRAMQSTSTPIEAGESQLSASATITYRLR; translated from the coding sequence ATGCGCGCATTTTGGCTTCTCGCTTTCGCCCCCCTGACCCTCGCTGCTTGCGGCGAGGCGCCGGACACCGATCAGCCACGGACGATCATGGCTCGCGGCATAGGCGAGGTGACTGCCGCCCCTGATCAGGCCTCCCTTCGCTTCGCCGTTGAAAGTCGAGCGGAAACGGCGGCGGCGGCGATGGACACCAATGCCGAGGCCATGACCGCGGTGCGGGATGCGTTGAGATCGGTGGGCGTCGATCGGCGAGATATGCAGACGTCAGGGTTCTCTCTGCTGCCACTCTACGAAAACGAGTCCGAGCGGCGCAGTCAGGGGCGCGATTACCCCGCCATCGTGGGGTACGAGGCTAGCAATGGGTTGATGGTGCGTCTTACCGAAGTCGAAAAGACCGGTGAGGCCATCGATGCGGCGATCCGCGCCGGTGCAAATCGTCTCGAAGACCTTGCCTTTGGTTTTGAGGACAGCACCGCGCTTGAGGACGAGGCGGAAACCCTCGCCATCGAGGATGCCCGCGCGACCGCCAAACGGATGGCCGAGGCTGCCGGGGTACGTCTTGGCGAGGTGATGTCGGTCTCGCTGTCGGGGTCTCCCCGGCCGCAGCCTGCCATGATGATGGAAATGCGGGCGATGCAAAGTACATCGACCCCTATCGAAGCGGGCGAAAGCCAATTGAGCGCCAGCGCGACCATCACCTATCGTCTTCGCTGA
- the cysE gene encoding serine O-acetyltransferase: MAPHPHPPVPATLYTIDRNTVWSRMRLEAATAAAQEPAIASFLNASLLHHDTIEAALSYRLAEKLSDGEMKAMLWREVAMDAYQDKPQIVAAALSDLLAYFDRDPACRQYSHPFLYLKGFHALQSYRIANWLWGQGREALAHYLQSRISELYNIDIHPAARLGESLFFDHASGIVIGETAVIADEVSVLHNVTLGGTGKETGDRHPKIGRGVLISAGAKILGNIEVGEGAKIAAGSVVLHSVKPFCTVAGVPAVPVGACAKAAGGEMDQHI; this comes from the coding sequence ATGGCGCCCCATCCTCATCCCCCCGTGCCCGCGACCCTTTACACGATCGACCGGAATACGGTCTGGTCACGCATGCGGCTGGAGGCCGCCACGGCGGCGGCCCAGGAACCGGCGATCGCCTCTTTCCTCAATGCCTCTCTTCTTCACCACGACACGATTGAGGCGGCGTTGAGCTATCGGTTGGCTGAGAAACTCTCGGACGGAGAGATGAAGGCGATGCTCTGGCGCGAAGTGGCCATGGATGCCTATCAGGATAAGCCGCAAATTGTCGCCGCGGCGCTGTCGGATCTTTTGGCCTATTTCGACCGCGACCCTGCTTGCCGGCAATATTCCCATCCGTTTTTGTATCTGAAAGGGTTTCACGCCCTGCAGAGCTACCGGATTGCCAACTGGCTGTGGGGACAGGGGCGGGAAGCGTTGGCCCATTATCTCCAGTCGCGGATCAGTGAGCTCTACAATATCGACATCCACCCGGCTGCAAGATTGGGGGAGAGCCTGTTCTTCGACCATGCCAGCGGCATCGTGATCGGTGAGACCGCCGTCATCGCCGACGAGGTCAGTGTCCTGCACAATGTCACCCTTGGCGGGACCGGCAAGGAGACCGGTGACCGGCATCCGAAGATTGGCCGCGGTGTGCTGATCTCCGCCGGGGCAAAAATACTCGGCAATATCGAGGTGGGAGAGGGCGCGAAGATCGCCGCCGGTTCCGTCGTGCTGCATTCGGTGAAACCCTTTTGCACGGTGGCCGGGGTTCCCGCCGTCCCCGTTGGGGCCTGTGCCAAGGCAGCGGGCGGCGAGATGGATCAGCATATTTGA
- a CDS encoding NUDIX domain-containing protein gives MEEVNGPWRITARHTAYETPWIRIEHHDVVRPDGADSVYGVVRFKNLATGVLPLFADGTTILVGQHRFPFNTYSWELPEGGAPAGEAPHAAALRELEEEAGLVARHWTELGQVDLSNSVSDERAFFFLAWELGQGKTAPDPDEVLETKRVPLAEVIQMCLAGEIRDSLTHLMILTAVTKARLNRLPTPPQDLILAALDELSS, from the coding sequence ATGGAGGAGGTCAACGGTCCCTGGCGGATCACCGCTCGGCATACGGCCTATGAGACACCTTGGATTCGGATCGAACACCACGACGTTGTCCGGCCGGACGGCGCCGACAGCGTTTATGGGGTGGTCCGGTTCAAAAACCTCGCCACGGGGGTCCTGCCGCTGTTCGCCGATGGGACCACCATTCTCGTCGGGCAGCATCGGTTTCCGTTCAACACATATTCCTGGGAACTCCCCGAAGGCGGGGCCCCGGCGGGGGAGGCGCCCCACGCCGCCGCGCTGCGGGAACTCGAAGAGGAAGCGGGCCTGGTTGCCCGGCACTGGACGGAACTCGGTCAAGTGGATTTGTCCAATTCAGTGAGCGACGAGCGCGCTTTCTTCTTCTTGGCCTGGGAGTTGGGGCAGGGAAAGACCGCGCCCGACCCTGACGAAGTCCTTGAAACAAAGCGGGTTCCTCTCGCCGAGGTGATCCAAATGTGCCTTGCGGGCGAGATCAGAGACAGTCTGACCCATCTCATGATCCTCACCGCCGTGACGAAAGCCCGTCTCAATCGCTTGCCGACGCCCCCCCAAGACCTCATCTTGGCGGCGTTGGACGAGCTGTCGTCCTAG
- the queF gene encoding preQ(1) synthase: MTDVPSPQFLGQPSAAPSHPDAARLDPVPNPHPDALYLTRFVVPEFTSLCPVTGQPDFAHLVIDYAPEAHLVESKSLKLLMTSYRNHGAFHEDCTVDIAKRIVAAIAPRWLRISGYWYPRGGIPIDVVYQTGPPPSALYVPETGVPPYRGRG; encoded by the coding sequence ATGACTGACGTTCCTTCTCCCCAATTCCTCGGCCAGCCGAGCGCTGCGCCGTCCCATCCCGATGCGGCCCGCCTTGATCCGGTGCCCAATCCTCACCCGGACGCGCTCTATCTCACACGGTTCGTTGTGCCGGAATTCACGTCCCTCTGTCCCGTGACGGGCCAGCCGGACTTTGCCCATCTCGTGATCGACTATGCGCCGGAGGCGCATCTGGTCGAATCGAAGTCTCTGAAGCTCCTGATGACCAGCTACCGCAATCATGGCGCTTTTCACGAAGATTGCACCGTCGATATTGCGAAGCGCATTGTGGCGGCGATAGCACCCCGCTGGCTGCGGATTTCGGGCTATTGGTATCCAAGGGGCGGGATCCCGATCGATGTGGTCTATCAGACCGGCCCCCCGCCGTCGGCACTCTATGTCCCCGAAACCGGCGTGCCGCCCTATCGCGGACGGGGATGA
- a CDS encoding TIGR00282 family metallophosphoesterase — translation MRLGFLGDVMGRAGRNAVLDNIGHLKSSLGIDFLIINVENAAGGFGITTALVNDFMDAGADCLTTGNHAFDQRDDLGVFETEPAMIRPANYPSSCPGRGAALLAGGGELQVLVVQVLGQRFMNPIDDPVSAIERELDGLVLGQDADAIVIDVHAEASSEKYALGHYLDGRVTAVVGSHTHVPTADFQVLPGGTAFHSDAGMCGDYDSVIGMEKAGPVESMVSKMRSGRMVPASGPATICGTVIDSDPKTGLAQAVYPLRLGGRLAETLPPRR, via the coding sequence ATGCGGTTAGGATTTTTGGGGGACGTCATGGGGCGGGCCGGCCGCAATGCCGTTCTCGACAATATCGGTCATCTCAAATCCTCCCTTGGGATCGATTTCCTCATCATCAATGTCGAAAATGCCGCCGGTGGATTTGGGATCACGACCGCCCTGGTCAATGATTTCATGGATGCCGGCGCCGATTGCCTGACGACGGGCAATCATGCCTTCGATCAACGGGACGACCTTGGGGTATTTGAGACCGAGCCGGCGATGATCCGCCCCGCCAATTATCCCTCTTCCTGTCCGGGCCGGGGGGCGGCGCTCCTTGCCGGAGGCGGCGAGTTACAGGTGCTGGTGGTGCAGGTGCTGGGCCAGCGCTTTATGAATCCGATCGACGATCCGGTCAGCGCCATCGAGCGCGAACTCGATGGATTAGTGCTCGGCCAGGATGCCGATGCGATCGTGATCGATGTGCATGCCGAGGCCTCAAGCGAGAAATACGCCCTCGGCCATTATTTGGATGGCAGGGTCACCGCGGTCGTCGGTAGCCATACCCATGTGCCCACCGCCGATTTCCAGGTGCTCCCCGGCGGGACGGCCTTTCACAGCGATGCCGGCATGTGCGGCGATTATGACAGTGTGATCGGGATGGAGAAAGCCGGGCCCGTGGAGAGCATGGTCAGCAAGATGCGTTCCGGCAGAATGGTGCCCGCCTCGGGGCCGGCGACGATTTGCGGGACGGTGATTGATAGCGACCCCAAAACGGGGCTCGCGCAGGCGGTCTATCCGTTGCGTCTTGGCGGTCGCCTTGCGGAAACACTGCCCCCCCGCCGATAA
- a CDS encoding class I SAM-dependent methyltransferase has product MRSEFQSSCRLCGGHELTPAFTLDHENAWVFCGTMGGDNGCGLLQRATYGQDGGYGRSTELSWTEQCRLKDVVSGALEMMSSREGMALDIGCGAGHVLAAYPRWFLPVGTEAALERTGQADWGIGIKGHFLEAETQENLRAAAGDRGFDIISSVGYLETINDPRALFETVKTYLVEDGVFVVETSYSALALTRTLSSAFHIGANAIYGLATLQRLASETGFRIIRGSMSERAAGSLRVTLAHDHYRGHDYGPWLDSLARLWDEEAALSLGTGQAFHAYSSRLAQRHREIASFKDSLIRADEHAYVLGTCAPSFAVLSAADIGYDVISAHIGSDPQEGFPEIITLEQAKSAPADVLIAPSWRRRETLEQWYDQIMGGMRLVFLEPDFLVVDRSNYATELGRALAVTDGPGSVDTLRAALAAMRGPALRLVSHSA; this is encoded by the coding sequence ATGCGTTCGGAGTTTCAATCTTCCTGCCGTCTGTGTGGCGGTCACGAGCTCACCCCTGCCTTTACCCTCGACCATGAGAATGCGTGGGTATTTTGCGGCACGATGGGCGGTGACAATGGCTGTGGCCTCTTGCAGCGGGCAACCTATGGTCAGGATGGGGGATATGGTCGGAGCACAGAGCTTTCCTGGACGGAGCAATGTCGGCTGAAGGACGTGGTGTCCGGCGCGCTGGAGATGATGTCGAGCCGTGAGGGGATGGCTCTCGATATCGGCTGCGGCGCGGGGCACGTTCTGGCGGCCTATCCCCGCTGGTTTTTACCCGTCGGGACCGAGGCGGCGCTGGAGCGTACCGGACAGGCCGATTGGGGCATCGGGATCAAGGGGCATTTCTTAGAAGCCGAAACCCAAGAAAATCTTCGCGCCGCGGCTGGGGATCGTGGATTCGATATCATTTCCTCCGTGGGCTATCTTGAAACCATCAACGATCCACGGGCCCTCTTCGAAACGGTGAAGACCTATCTCGTCGAAGACGGCGTGTTCGTCGTCGAGACCAGTTATTCGGCTCTCGCTTTGACCCGTACGCTGAGCAGTGCCTTCCATATCGGCGCCAACGCGATCTATGGTCTCGCCACATTGCAACGCTTGGCGAGTGAAACCGGGTTTCGCATCATACGTGGATCGATGTCCGAGCGGGCGGCGGGGTCCCTGCGGGTGACGTTGGCCCATGACCATTATCGCGGGCATGATTATGGCCCCTGGCTCGACAGCTTGGCGCGGCTTTGGGACGAGGAGGCGGCCTTGTCCCTTGGGACCGGACAGGCCTTTCACGCCTATTCAAGTCGGCTCGCCCAGCGTCACCGGGAGATCGCCAGCTTCAAGGACTCCCTGATCCGTGCCGACGAGCATGCCTATGTGCTGGGGACCTGCGCCCCAAGCTTTGCAGTCCTCTCTGCGGCGGATATCGGCTATGATGTGATTTCGGCGCATATCGGATCCGATCCGCAGGAAGGATTTCCCGAGATCATCACCCTCGAACAGGCGAAATCCGCCCCGGCGGACGTGCTGATTGCCCCGTCCTGGCGTCGCCGTGAGACCCTTGAGCAATGGTACGATCAGATCATGGGGGGCATGCGGCTGGTCTTCCTCGAGCCTGACTTTTTGGTCGTCGATCGCAGTAATTACGCCACAGAGCTCGGCCGTGCCCTCGCCGTCACCGATGGGCCGGGCAGCGTCGACACGCTGCGGGCTGCGCTTGCGGCGATGCGCGGCCCCGCCTTGCGTCTCGTCTCTCACTCAGCCTAA
- the galU gene encoding UTP--glucose-1-phosphate uridylyltransferase GalU has translation MAGKIRKAVVPVAGHGTRMLPATKAVAKELLTVVDRPLIHYIADEAKEAGIEHLVFVTGRGKGAIEDYFDHAVELEQALEAKKKTAILEDTMSSLLAPGASSFTRQQAPKGLGHAIWCARDIVGDEPFAILLPDVIVQGPRGCLAQMVDQYEDGRNLVAVEAVPEDLVHKYGIVAPKGEIDGALFEMEGMVEKPEASAAPSNMSIMGRYILQPEVFSILEKTGKGAGGEIQLTDAMATLMDQQPFFAFQYEGESHDCGSKLGFLKANIAYALENDELGADLKSWVSDRIA, from the coding sequence ATGGCTGGAAAAATTCGCAAAGCAGTGGTTCCCGTGGCGGGCCATGGTACGCGCATGCTGCCGGCGACGAAGGCCGTCGCAAAAGAATTGCTGACCGTCGTTGACCGTCCTCTGATCCATTATATCGCGGACGAAGCAAAAGAGGCGGGGATCGAGCATCTCGTCTTCGTCACAGGGCGCGGGAAAGGCGCCATCGAGGATTATTTCGATCACGCGGTGGAGCTAGAGCAGGCGCTCGAAGCGAAGAAAAAAACAGCGATCCTGGAGGACACCATGTCCTCTCTGCTGGCACCGGGCGCCTCCTCATTCACCCGTCAGCAAGCACCAAAGGGTCTCGGTCACGCCATCTGGTGCGCACGGGATATTGTCGGCGATGAGCCCTTCGCCATTTTGCTGCCCGACGTCATCGTCCAGGGGCCGCGCGGATGCCTGGCGCAGATGGTCGACCAATATGAGGACGGGCGGAACCTTGTCGCCGTCGAAGCGGTGCCCGAAGATCTCGTCCACAAATACGGCATCGTTGCGCCAAAGGGTGAGATCGATGGGGCGCTGTTTGAGATGGAGGGCATGGTCGAGAAGCCGGAGGCCAGCGCCGCCCCATCGAATATGTCGATCATGGGCCGCTATATCCTTCAGCCGGAAGTTTTCTCGATCCTCGAAAAGACGGGCAAAGGCGCCGGCGGCGAGATCCAGCTCACCGATGCCATGGCAACGCTGATGGATCAGCAGCCCTTCTTCGCCTTCCAATATGAAGGGGAGAGCCACGATTGCGGATCGAAACTCGGCTTTCTTAAGGCGAATATCGCCTACGCTCTCGAAAATGATGAGTTAGGGGCCGACCTCAAGAGCTGGGTCAGCGATCGCATCGCCTGA